The region CGGCCAACACCAAATCAAGCCTCAAAATGCCCACCTCAGAGTTGCTCAAGGGTTTCAAGACCTTGACGCTGGCCTTTGCCAGCGGTGAATGTGGCACAGAGCACTGGGGTGGCCTGAACGCCCAAACCTTGGCAGCAGCCAATATTCAAGCCCTGCAGCAAGCGGATGTGGGTTACATGATCTCCACTGGCGGAGCCGATGACATGTTCACGTGCAGCACCGAGAAAGGCATGGAAACCTTCATCACACGTTACCAGTCCAGCCATTTAAGGGGGTTTGACTTCAACATCGAAGCCCAGCAGACCGAAGCCATGATTCAAAGCCTAGTGCATCAAGTGCGTCTTGCGATGAACCGTCACCCTGACTTGCGCATCAGTTTCACGCTTGCCGCCACAGGGTCTGGTGACCACAACAGCCTGAACCTGACCGGCCAGCGGGTTATGAACGCCATCGCCAAAGAGGAAATGGAGAACTACCATATCAACCTGATGGTGATGAACTATGGTCATGCGGACCGCGGCAACTGCGTGGTGCGTCATGACCAATGTGACATGGTGGCCTCGGCCATCCATGCAGTGAATAACCTCAGCCGCAAATACCACCTGCCGCTGAACTACATCGAAGTCACTCCGATGGTGGGTATCAACGACGAAACCAGTAATGTATTTACACTGGAGGATGCCCACAAACTGGCCACATTTGCCAAGACTTACGGCCTGGGTGGCCTGCATTTTTGGTCGCTGAACCGTGACATGGCCTGCACCAGTGCCAGCACCCGTGCCTCAGCCACATGCCATGGCTTGCCCGGTATCGACAAGTTGGCATTCACCCAAGCCTTTGCCTGGCTCACGGCACCACCCAGCCAGCCCTGATTCAGCCGCTCAAACCTGTCTGCACAGTGGGATACCGCAATTTCAGACGCAGTTCTTTTTTCAGCCGTGTGTTGTCCATGCGGCGTGACTCCCCCATAAAACTCAGCAGCATCAAAGGCAATTGATTTTGTGCCCCTTCACGCGACACACGGGGCGGACGGGGCAAACCAAACAAGTCAGCGGCCAAATCAAAATAGTCCCCCATCTTCAGGCAGCTATCGTCATTCACATTGACCACACGACCATGCCAACCGCGCCAAAGGGCCGCCACACAGGCACGAGCCAGGTCGTCGGCATGAATGTGATTGG is a window of Rhodoferax lithotrophicus DNA encoding:
- a CDS encoding glycosyl hydrolase; the encoded protein is MKHQIFSRLRLGWFSSIVCLGAVVALVSYLWTSPDINIFSPHKTPLLFSPYLDLNLATEVTTPLSNTFFSANTKSSLKMPTSELLKGFKTLTLAFASGECGTEHWGGLNAQTLAAANIQALQQADVGYMISTGGADDMFTCSTEKGMETFITRYQSSHLRGFDFNIEAQQTEAMIQSLVHQVRLAMNRHPDLRISFTLAATGSGDHNSLNLTGQRVMNAIAKEEMENYHINLMVMNYGHADRGNCVVRHDQCDMVASAIHAVNNLSRKYHLPLNYIEVTPMVGINDETSNVFTLEDAHKLATFAKTYGLGGLHFWSLNRDMACTSASTRASATCHGLPGIDKLAFTQAFAWLTAPPSQP